One window from the genome of Helicoverpa armigera isolate CAAS_96S chromosome 4, ASM3070526v1, whole genome shotgun sequence encodes:
- the LOC110375023 gene encoding putative uncharacterized protein DDB_G0291608 isoform X1, with the protein MPAVTSTTVEEQNEADQKMWSALKRYIIRERQRKKEEYEAEVEEERLRKEREARERQDVMTLEETKEQIEQLEQKLKQLEKEKQQLFMQLKKVLNEDEIRKRQQQKETNDFSSEMQSMKMQTMGGNIQIPMFPMPTSTGQGEPPPTQGRPPPLTSHMMTKHKHSNHMLFPQQPTIVRGPIQSGVKRPRSPSPTYALYAHRLHQPPMKHQQVYSDHKVEDGRMGRQMARAVLWNKPSQYGSNVGGSSVSSTAYYAMPSSGVVGVVGERPPPLLYAHHAHTPHTPHTPHHANLMYAPAPQPPQLYLDMLKNRDGQQHQEQKKEAQPQVLIGLSEAHHPSVSSGVAYAQPPVSRHLSIHPPPQHNNMQNKIERSGFPTRKIYGQTGQYYPRIPSAAVEQRAEQHISEPASLLASNNPSAGRQAAALAAAARPCPRPPRVHHMKHILLRALMHELLKK; encoded by the exons ATGCCCGCTGTAACTTCCACTACGGTGGAGGAGCAGAATGAAGCTGATCAGAAGATGTGGAGCGCCCTAAAGCGCTATATCATACGTGAAAGGCAAAGGAAGAAAGAAG aatatgAGGCTGAGGTAGAAGAGGAGCGACTTCGCAAGGAAAGAGAAGCAAGAGAGAGACAGGATGTTATGACTCTCG AGGAAACTAAAGAACAAATTGAGCAATTGGAACAGAAACTCAAACAATTGGAAAAGGAAAAACAACAACTATTCATGCAACTCAAAAAAGTATTGAATGAGGATGAAATTAGAAAGAGACAGCAACAGAAGGAAACTAA cgaCTTTTCCAGCGAGATGCAATCTATGAAGATGCAGACGATGGGGGGCAACATTCAGATACCAATGTTCCCCATGCCAACGTCTACGGGACAAGGGGAGCCACCCCCGACACAGGGACGCCCCCCACCACTTACTTCGCATATGATGACCAAG CATAAGCACTCAAACCACATGTTGTTCCCACAACAGCCGACGATAGTGCGTGGTCCCATACAGTCGGGAGTGAAACGACCAAGGAGTCCGTCGCCAACTTACGCCCTCTATGCTCATCGGTTGCATCAACCGCCTATGAAGCATCAACAAGTTTATTCCGATCACA AAGTAGAAGATGGCCGCATGGGCCGTCAGATGGCTCGCGCAGTACTGTGGAACA AACCATCTCAATACGGCTCAAACGTGGGCGGTTCATCGGTATCCTCAACCGCGTACTACGCGATGCCGAGCTCCGGCGTAGTCGGCGTAGTAGGGGAACGTCCTCCCCCCCTACTATACGCTCACCACGCGCACACCCCCCATACGCCCCATACGCCGCATCACGCGAACCTCATgtatgcgcccgcgccgcaacCGCCGCAGTTGTACTTAGATATGTTGAAGAATAGAGATGGACAGCAACATCAGGAACAGAAGAAAGAGGCGCAG CCGCAAGTGCTAATCGGACTCAGCGAGGCCCACCACCCTTCAGTGAGCAGCGGCGTTGCGTACGCGCAGCCACCCGTCTCCCGCCATCTCTCCATCCACCCGCCGCCGCAACATAACAATATGCAG AACAAAATAGAACGTAGCGGCTTTCCTACTCGCAAAATTT ACGGCCAAACCGGGCAGTATTACCCAAGGATACCCAGTGCAGCAGTCGAGCAGCGTGCAGAGCAACATATATCCGAACCGGCATCGCTATTAGCTAGTAATAATCCGTCGGCAGGCCGGCAAGCAGCCGCCCTAGCCGCGGCCGCGCGGCCCTGCCCGCGCCCCCCCAGGGTCCACCACATGAAGCACATACTACTCAGGGCTCTTATGCATGAGCTGTTGAAGAAATAG
- the LOC110375023 gene encoding putative uncharacterized protein DDB_G0291608 isoform X5, protein MPAVTSTTVEEQNEADQKMWSALKRYIIRERQRKKEEYEAEVEEERLRKEREARERQDVMTLEETKEQIEQLEQKLKQLEKEKQQLFMQLKKVLNEDEIRKRQQQKETNEMQSMKMQTMGGNIQIPMFPMPTSTGQGEPPPTQGRPPPLTSHMMTKHKHSNHMLFPQQPTIVRGPIQSGVKRPRSPSPTYALYAHRLHQPPMKHQQVYSDHKVEDGRMGRQMARAVLWNKPSQYGSNVGGSSVSSTAYYAMPSSGVVGVVGERPPPLLYAHHAHTPHTPHTPHHANLMYAPAPQPPQLYLDMLKNRDGQQHQEQKKEAQPQVLIGLSEAHHPSVSSGVAYAQPPVSRHLSIHPPPQHNNMQTAKPGSITQGYPVQQSSSVQSNIYPNRHRY, encoded by the exons ATGCCCGCTGTAACTTCCACTACGGTGGAGGAGCAGAATGAAGCTGATCAGAAGATGTGGAGCGCCCTAAAGCGCTATATCATACGTGAAAGGCAAAGGAAGAAAGAAG aatatgAGGCTGAGGTAGAAGAGGAGCGACTTCGCAAGGAAAGAGAAGCAAGAGAGAGACAGGATGTTATGACTCTCG AGGAAACTAAAGAACAAATTGAGCAATTGGAACAGAAACTCAAACAATTGGAAAAGGAAAAACAACAACTATTCATGCAACTCAAAAAAGTATTGAATGAGGATGAAATTAGAAAGAGACAGCAACAGAAGGAAACTAA CGAGATGCAATCTATGAAGATGCAGACGATGGGGGGCAACATTCAGATACCAATGTTCCCCATGCCAACGTCTACGGGACAAGGGGAGCCACCCCCGACACAGGGACGCCCCCCACCACTTACTTCGCATATGATGACCAAG CATAAGCACTCAAACCACATGTTGTTCCCACAACAGCCGACGATAGTGCGTGGTCCCATACAGTCGGGAGTGAAACGACCAAGGAGTCCGTCGCCAACTTACGCCCTCTATGCTCATCGGTTGCATCAACCGCCTATGAAGCATCAACAAGTTTATTCCGATCACA AAGTAGAAGATGGCCGCATGGGCCGTCAGATGGCTCGCGCAGTACTGTGGAACA AACCATCTCAATACGGCTCAAACGTGGGCGGTTCATCGGTATCCTCAACCGCGTACTACGCGATGCCGAGCTCCGGCGTAGTCGGCGTAGTAGGGGAACGTCCTCCCCCCCTACTATACGCTCACCACGCGCACACCCCCCATACGCCCCATACGCCGCATCACGCGAACCTCATgtatgcgcccgcgccgcaacCGCCGCAGTTGTACTTAGATATGTTGAAGAATAGAGATGGACAGCAACATCAGGAACAGAAGAAAGAGGCGCAG CCGCAAGTGCTAATCGGACTCAGCGAGGCCCACCACCCTTCAGTGAGCAGCGGCGTTGCGTACGCGCAGCCACCCGTCTCCCGCCATCTCTCCATCCACCCGCCGCCGCAACATAACAATATGCAG ACGGCCAAACCGGGCAGTATTACCCAAGGATACCCAGTGCAGCAGTCGAGCAGCGTGCAGAGCAACATATATCCGAACCGGCATCGCTATTAG
- the LOC110375023 gene encoding putative uncharacterized protein DDB_G0291608 isoform X4, which yields MPAVTSTTVEEQNEADQKMWSALKRYIIRERQRKKEEYEAEVEEERLRKEREARERQDVMTLEETKEQIEQLEQKLKQLEKEKQQLFMQLKKVLNEDEIRKRQQQKETNDFSSEMQSMKMQTMGGNIQIPMFPMPTSTGQGEPPPTQGRPPPLTSHMMTKHKHSNHMLFPQQPTIVRGPIQSGVKRPRSPSPTYALYAHRLHQPPMKHQQVYSDHKVEDGRMGRQMARAVLWNKPSQYGSNVGGSSVSSTAYYAMPSSGVVGVVGERPPPLLYAHHAHTPHTPHTPHHANLMYAPAPQPPQLYLDMLKNRDGQQHQEQKKEAQPQVLIGLSEAHHPSVSSGVAYAQPPVSRHLSIHPPPQHNNMQTAKPGSITQGYPVQQSSSVQSNIYPNRHRY from the exons ATGCCCGCTGTAACTTCCACTACGGTGGAGGAGCAGAATGAAGCTGATCAGAAGATGTGGAGCGCCCTAAAGCGCTATATCATACGTGAAAGGCAAAGGAAGAAAGAAG aatatgAGGCTGAGGTAGAAGAGGAGCGACTTCGCAAGGAAAGAGAAGCAAGAGAGAGACAGGATGTTATGACTCTCG AGGAAACTAAAGAACAAATTGAGCAATTGGAACAGAAACTCAAACAATTGGAAAAGGAAAAACAACAACTATTCATGCAACTCAAAAAAGTATTGAATGAGGATGAAATTAGAAAGAGACAGCAACAGAAGGAAACTAA cgaCTTTTCCAGCGAGATGCAATCTATGAAGATGCAGACGATGGGGGGCAACATTCAGATACCAATGTTCCCCATGCCAACGTCTACGGGACAAGGGGAGCCACCCCCGACACAGGGACGCCCCCCACCACTTACTTCGCATATGATGACCAAG CATAAGCACTCAAACCACATGTTGTTCCCACAACAGCCGACGATAGTGCGTGGTCCCATACAGTCGGGAGTGAAACGACCAAGGAGTCCGTCGCCAACTTACGCCCTCTATGCTCATCGGTTGCATCAACCGCCTATGAAGCATCAACAAGTTTATTCCGATCACA AAGTAGAAGATGGCCGCATGGGCCGTCAGATGGCTCGCGCAGTACTGTGGAACA AACCATCTCAATACGGCTCAAACGTGGGCGGTTCATCGGTATCCTCAACCGCGTACTACGCGATGCCGAGCTCCGGCGTAGTCGGCGTAGTAGGGGAACGTCCTCCCCCCCTACTATACGCTCACCACGCGCACACCCCCCATACGCCCCATACGCCGCATCACGCGAACCTCATgtatgcgcccgcgccgcaacCGCCGCAGTTGTACTTAGATATGTTGAAGAATAGAGATGGACAGCAACATCAGGAACAGAAGAAAGAGGCGCAG CCGCAAGTGCTAATCGGACTCAGCGAGGCCCACCACCCTTCAGTGAGCAGCGGCGTTGCGTACGCGCAGCCACCCGTCTCCCGCCATCTCTCCATCCACCCGCCGCCGCAACATAACAATATGCAG ACGGCCAAACCGGGCAGTATTACCCAAGGATACCCAGTGCAGCAGTCGAGCAGCGTGCAGAGCAACATATATCCGAACCGGCATCGCTATTAG
- the LOC110375023 gene encoding mediator of RNA polymerase II transcription subunit 15 isoform X3 gives MPAVTSTTVEEQNEADQKMWSALKRYIIRERQRKKEEYEAEVEEERLRKEREARERQDVMTLEETKEQIEQLEQKLKQLEKEKQQLFMQLKKVLNEDEIRKRQQQKETNDFSSEMQSMKMQTMGGNIQIPMFPMPTSTGQGEPPPTQGRPPPLTSHMMTKPTIVRGPIQSGVKRPRSPSPTYALYAHRLHQPPMKHQQVYSDHKVEDGRMGRQMARAVLWNKPSQYGSNVGGSSVSSTAYYAMPSSGVVGVVGERPPPLLYAHHAHTPHTPHTPHHANLMYAPAPQPPQLYLDMLKNRDGQQHQEQKKEAQPQVLIGLSEAHHPSVSSGVAYAQPPVSRHLSIHPPPQHNNMQNKIERSGFPTRKIYGQTGQYYPRIPSAAVEQRAEQHISEPASLLASNNPSAGRQAAALAAAARPCPRPPRVHHMKHILLRALMHELLKK, from the exons ATGCCCGCTGTAACTTCCACTACGGTGGAGGAGCAGAATGAAGCTGATCAGAAGATGTGGAGCGCCCTAAAGCGCTATATCATACGTGAAAGGCAAAGGAAGAAAGAAG aatatgAGGCTGAGGTAGAAGAGGAGCGACTTCGCAAGGAAAGAGAAGCAAGAGAGAGACAGGATGTTATGACTCTCG AGGAAACTAAAGAACAAATTGAGCAATTGGAACAGAAACTCAAACAATTGGAAAAGGAAAAACAACAACTATTCATGCAACTCAAAAAAGTATTGAATGAGGATGAAATTAGAAAGAGACAGCAACAGAAGGAAACTAA cgaCTTTTCCAGCGAGATGCAATCTATGAAGATGCAGACGATGGGGGGCAACATTCAGATACCAATGTTCCCCATGCCAACGTCTACGGGACAAGGGGAGCCACCCCCGACACAGGGACGCCCCCCACCACTTACTTCGCATATGATGACCAAG CCGACGATAGTGCGTGGTCCCATACAGTCGGGAGTGAAACGACCAAGGAGTCCGTCGCCAACTTACGCCCTCTATGCTCATCGGTTGCATCAACCGCCTATGAAGCATCAACAAGTTTATTCCGATCACA AAGTAGAAGATGGCCGCATGGGCCGTCAGATGGCTCGCGCAGTACTGTGGAACA AACCATCTCAATACGGCTCAAACGTGGGCGGTTCATCGGTATCCTCAACCGCGTACTACGCGATGCCGAGCTCCGGCGTAGTCGGCGTAGTAGGGGAACGTCCTCCCCCCCTACTATACGCTCACCACGCGCACACCCCCCATACGCCCCATACGCCGCATCACGCGAACCTCATgtatgcgcccgcgccgcaacCGCCGCAGTTGTACTTAGATATGTTGAAGAATAGAGATGGACAGCAACATCAGGAACAGAAGAAAGAGGCGCAG CCGCAAGTGCTAATCGGACTCAGCGAGGCCCACCACCCTTCAGTGAGCAGCGGCGTTGCGTACGCGCAGCCACCCGTCTCCCGCCATCTCTCCATCCACCCGCCGCCGCAACATAACAATATGCAG AACAAAATAGAACGTAGCGGCTTTCCTACTCGCAAAATTT ACGGCCAAACCGGGCAGTATTACCCAAGGATACCCAGTGCAGCAGTCGAGCAGCGTGCAGAGCAACATATATCCGAACCGGCATCGCTATTAGCTAGTAATAATCCGTCGGCAGGCCGGCAAGCAGCCGCCCTAGCCGCGGCCGCGCGGCCCTGCCCGCGCCCCCCCAGGGTCCACCACATGAAGCACATACTACTCAGGGCTCTTATGCATGAGCTGTTGAAGAAATAG
- the LOC110375023 gene encoding mediator of RNA polymerase II transcription subunit 15 isoform X2, whose translation MPAVTSTTVEEQNEADQKMWSALKRYIIRERQRKKEEYEAEVEEERLRKEREARERQDVMTLEETKEQIEQLEQKLKQLEKEKQQLFMQLKKVLNEDEIRKRQQQKETNEMQSMKMQTMGGNIQIPMFPMPTSTGQGEPPPTQGRPPPLTSHMMTKHKHSNHMLFPQQPTIVRGPIQSGVKRPRSPSPTYALYAHRLHQPPMKHQQVYSDHKVEDGRMGRQMARAVLWNKPSQYGSNVGGSSVSSTAYYAMPSSGVVGVVGERPPPLLYAHHAHTPHTPHTPHHANLMYAPAPQPPQLYLDMLKNRDGQQHQEQKKEAQPQVLIGLSEAHHPSVSSGVAYAQPPVSRHLSIHPPPQHNNMQNKIERSGFPTRKIYGQTGQYYPRIPSAAVEQRAEQHISEPASLLASNNPSAGRQAAALAAAARPCPRPPRVHHMKHILLRALMHELLKK comes from the exons ATGCCCGCTGTAACTTCCACTACGGTGGAGGAGCAGAATGAAGCTGATCAGAAGATGTGGAGCGCCCTAAAGCGCTATATCATACGTGAAAGGCAAAGGAAGAAAGAAG aatatgAGGCTGAGGTAGAAGAGGAGCGACTTCGCAAGGAAAGAGAAGCAAGAGAGAGACAGGATGTTATGACTCTCG AGGAAACTAAAGAACAAATTGAGCAATTGGAACAGAAACTCAAACAATTGGAAAAGGAAAAACAACAACTATTCATGCAACTCAAAAAAGTATTGAATGAGGATGAAATTAGAAAGAGACAGCAACAGAAGGAAACTAA CGAGATGCAATCTATGAAGATGCAGACGATGGGGGGCAACATTCAGATACCAATGTTCCCCATGCCAACGTCTACGGGACAAGGGGAGCCACCCCCGACACAGGGACGCCCCCCACCACTTACTTCGCATATGATGACCAAG CATAAGCACTCAAACCACATGTTGTTCCCACAACAGCCGACGATAGTGCGTGGTCCCATACAGTCGGGAGTGAAACGACCAAGGAGTCCGTCGCCAACTTACGCCCTCTATGCTCATCGGTTGCATCAACCGCCTATGAAGCATCAACAAGTTTATTCCGATCACA AAGTAGAAGATGGCCGCATGGGCCGTCAGATGGCTCGCGCAGTACTGTGGAACA AACCATCTCAATACGGCTCAAACGTGGGCGGTTCATCGGTATCCTCAACCGCGTACTACGCGATGCCGAGCTCCGGCGTAGTCGGCGTAGTAGGGGAACGTCCTCCCCCCCTACTATACGCTCACCACGCGCACACCCCCCATACGCCCCATACGCCGCATCACGCGAACCTCATgtatgcgcccgcgccgcaacCGCCGCAGTTGTACTTAGATATGTTGAAGAATAGAGATGGACAGCAACATCAGGAACAGAAGAAAGAGGCGCAG CCGCAAGTGCTAATCGGACTCAGCGAGGCCCACCACCCTTCAGTGAGCAGCGGCGTTGCGTACGCGCAGCCACCCGTCTCCCGCCATCTCTCCATCCACCCGCCGCCGCAACATAACAATATGCAG AACAAAATAGAACGTAGCGGCTTTCCTACTCGCAAAATTT ACGGCCAAACCGGGCAGTATTACCCAAGGATACCCAGTGCAGCAGTCGAGCAGCGTGCAGAGCAACATATATCCGAACCGGCATCGCTATTAGCTAGTAATAATCCGTCGGCAGGCCGGCAAGCAGCCGCCCTAGCCGCGGCCGCGCGGCCCTGCCCGCGCCCCCCCAGGGTCCACCACATGAAGCACATACTACTCAGGGCTCTTATGCATGAGCTGTTGAAGAAATAG